The segment GGCGAGGAAGTTGAGATCGACCTTGGCGCGGGGGTGGTCCTCACCGCCCCATTCCAGCCACCAGTCGAAGGCGTCCCGCAGGATCTGGTGGGCGCGCCGGGTGGACCAGTGGCCCCGGTCCGGACGGGGTGCCGGGCCCGCGGTGGCCAGGACGCGGTAGCGCTCCGTGTGGGCCACGAGGGGCAGGAGGGCGAGCGGCGAGTCGGCGGGGGCGCGGGCCGCGGCGCGGGCGGCGAAGGCATGGGCCGGGTGCCGGGGGTCCTCGCGGGCGCCGGGATGCTCCTCGGCCAGGGCGGCCGTCATCAGGTGATGTGCGTGATGGTGGTCGCGGTGCCGGGCACGGATCTGCTGGAAGGCGTGCGCCCGGGCCTCCGGGGTGCCGGTGCGGCGGGCGAGGATCAGCGCGCCGAGCCAGGGCGTCGGGTCCTCGGGCAGCAGCCGGGCGGCGGTGGCACAGGCGTCGGCGGCGGCCTCGGCGCTGCTCTCGCCGTGCAGCGCGAGCCGGACGGTGGCGAGCGCCAGGAGGGTGGCGGCGTCACCGCTGTCCGGTTCGGCGAGCCGCCAGTCGCCGGCCCAGGCCGCGCTGCCGGGCGAGGTGGCCAGGACCGTTAATCGGTGGCCGCGCAGATCCCAGTCCTGGCCGGTCTCGGCGAGCAGGCCGCGCACCCGGGCCCACTGGCCGAGCGCCAAGGCGTCGGCGGCGAGGGACAGTTGAGCGTCGTCCAGGGCCGGGGCGAGGACCGGGGCGAGGGCCGGGCCGGCCGGGCAGCGGGCGGGTGCGAGCTGCGGCGGTGGGGATGGGGAAATCGAAATCACGGGTCAGGGGCTCCATGACGCGCCGCACCGGCCCCGAACAACCCCCTGAGTCGCCCTCAGTGGGGAGGGACCGGATCCGTACGCGCCTCTACAGAGGGTGATGGCTTGGTCCGCACCAGTCATCACGCACAGCAAAGCGGTACGCAGAGCTCCGCGTCAAGGCGGGAAGGGGAATGGCTGGATCCGCCCCAACCCCCCTTCCGTATCACGGTATTGAACGGACGGCCAACGGAAGGGGGAGACGGATGGCGGCCGGAACGCGCACCGCCCGCGTCCCCGCCGCCCGTCTCCCCTCCCCCGCCCCGGTCCCCCGTCCCCGCTGCCCGTCCCCGCCTCCGTCCCCGTCAGGACACCGCCCGCGCCGCCGCCCGCCCCGCCGTACGCCCGGAGAAGAGGCAGCCGCCGAGGAAGGTGCCCTCCAGCGAGCGGTAGCCGTGCACCCCGCCGCCGCCGAACCCGGCCGCCTCGCCCGCCGCGTACACACCGGGCAGAGGCGCGCCGCCGTCGGCCAGCACCCGCGAGGAGAGGTCGGTCTCCAGGCCGCCGAGCGTCTTGCGGGTGAGGATGTTCAGCCGTACGGCGATCAGCGGGCCCGCCTTGGGGTCGAGCAGCCGGTGCGGGGCGGCGGTGCGGATCAGCCGGTCGCCGAGGTACTTCCGGGCCCCGCGTATCGCCGTCACCTGGAGGTCCTTGGTGAAGGAGTGGGCGATCTCGCGGTCGCGCGCGACGATCTCGCCGCGCAGCGCGTCCTCCGCGATCAGCGGCTTTCCGGTCAGCTCGTTCATCCGCCGCACCAGGTCCGTCAGCGACCGCTCGACGATGAAGTCCGCGCCGTGGTCCATGAAGGCCCGCACCGGGCCCGGCGCACCGGCCCTGGCCCGGCCCAGCACGTCCCGGATGCTCTTTCCGGTCAGATCCGGGTTCTGCTCGGAGCCGGAGAGGGTGAACTCCTTCTCGATGATCTTCTGGGTGAGCACGAACCAGGTGTGATCATGGCCGGTCCGCATGATGTGCTCCAGCGTCCCGAGGGTGTCGAAGCCCGGGAACAGCGGCACCGGCAGCCGTTTGCCGCGGGCGTCCAGCCACAGCGGGGACGGGCCGGACAGGATCCGGATGCCGTGCAGCGGCCAGATGGGGTTCCAGTTGTCGATGCCTTCGGTGTAGTGCCACATCCGGTCACGGTTGATGAGCCGGCCGCCGGCCGCCTCGGCGATGCCCAGCATCTTGCCGTCCACATGCGCCGGGACCCCGGACAGCATCCGCTTCGGGGGCCTGCCGAGCCGCTTCGGCCAGTTGGCGCGCACCAGCTCGTGATTGCCGCCGATACCGCCCGAGGTGACGATCACGGCCTGCGCCCGCAGCTCGAAGGCGCCGGCCACCTCGCGGCTGCTGGGCCGGCCGCGTTCCACGTCCGACGGCTCCAGGATCTCGCCGCTGACGGTGTCCACGGTCCCCGCGCTGCGCGACAGCCCGGTCACCCGGTGGCGGAAGCGCAGCTCCACCAGGCCACGGGCCGCTCCGGCCCGTACCCGGCGCTCGAACGGGGCGACCAGACCGGGCCCGGTGCCCCAGGTGATGTGGAAGCGGGGGACGGAGTTGCCGTGCCCGGTCGCGTCATAGCCGCCGCGTTCGGCCCAGCCGACGACGGGGAACAGCCGTACGCCCTGCCGGTGCAGCCAGGCGCGTTTCTCGCCGGCCGCGAAGTCGACATAGGCCTCGGCCCATTTGCGCGGCCAGTGATCCTCCGGCCGGTCAAAACCGGCCGTGCCCAGCCAGTCCTGCCAGGCCAGCGCGTGGCTGTCGCGGACCCGGAGCCGGCGCTGCTCGGGCGAGTCGACCAGGAAGAGACCGCCGAAGGACCAGTGGGCCTGTCCGCCGAGGGACTGTTCGGGCTCCTGGTCGAGGAGGATCACCTTGCGTCCCGCGTCCACCAGCTCGGCGGTGGCCGCCAGGCCCGCGAGCCCCGCTCCGATCACGATCACATCAGCGTCGTACGCCATCTCTGCTCTCCTCAACGGGGCACGCCGGGCGCCCCGGCCGCAACGGTGGAACGATCCTCAGCGCACCCGTCTGCCGCGTCAACCATGGAGTTACCGGGTGGTACACCGGGGCGCGCGGGAGAATGGGGGTGACGAGGGCCACCCCACGCCCGACGCCGGATGACTATCCTCAGGCGCATCCCCCCACCCCGCGCGATACGAGGTGCGACGTGACGGTGATATTGCTCGCCCTTGGCGCGGCCTGCTGCCTGGGACTCGGTTTCGTGTTTCAGCAGGCCGCGGCGCAACACGCCCCGATGAAGGACTTCCTCTCCTTCCGTCTGCTGCTCGACTTGGTGCGGATGCCCCTGTGGGTGGCCGGTATCGGTCTGATGGTGGTCGGGATGGCGCTCGGCGCGGTGGCGCTGGGGATGGGCGACATCACCCTCGTGGAGCCCCTGCTCGCGACCAATCTGCTGTTCGCGATGGCGCTGTCACGACGGCTGACCCGCCAGCGGCTCGGCCGCAGCGGCTGGGCCGGGCTGTGGCTGCTGGCGGGCGGGGTGACGGCCTTCATCGTGGCCGGGCGCCCCCAGGGCGGGCGCAGCAACGCCGACCCGATGTGGCAGTGGCTGATCATGGGCTTGGTGCTGGGCGCCGCCCTGCTGCTGGCGGCGGTCGCCAAGCGGGAGCGGGTGCATGTGAGCCTGGAGGCCGCCCTCCTGGGCATCGCCGCCGGGCTGCTCTACGGGCTCCAGGACGCGCTGACCCGGATCAGCGGTGAGCGCTTCGGCTCCGGCGGCTGGTCGGGGCTGCTCACCAGCTGGCAGCCGTACGCCATCGTCGTGCTCGGGGTGCTGGCCCTGGTGTTCGTGCAGAGCGCCTTCGAGTCGGCGCCGCTGCGGCTGTCGCTGCCGGCGCTGACCGCCGCCCAGCCGCTGGCCGGAATCCTCTGCGGGGTGGGGTTCCTCGGCGACCAGCTGCGGGTGACGCCCGGGGCGCTGGCCGCGGAGGTGATCGGGATCATGGCCGTCGTCGCGGGCATCGTGCTGATCGGCAGCCATCCGGCGATGCCGCCGGGCGCCGGGCAGCGGGAGAACGCCCGGGAGCTCCAGCCGCGCTGACGGGCCCGTCCGGGGCGGTGCGCCGCCCGGCGCCGTCGCCTCGCGCCTCCCCGCCGCCACTCCCCCGTCCGGCCCTGTGCGACTCCCTCGTACGGGCCTTCCTCGCGTCCCGCTCCCCCGGCCGGAACCCGCCCATCGCGCCCCGCCCCGGCGGGTGCGGCCCCCGCCCGTGGTGATTGCATGGCTCCATGGCTGATCAGCAACCGCTCAACGCGGACGAGATCCTCGACGTCGTCGATGAGAACGATCAGGTCGTGGGACAGGCTCCACGCGGTGAGACCTACGCCCGCAGGATGCGCACCCGCTCCGCCTTCGTCCTGGTCAGGGACGCCGAGGACCGGATCTTCGTGCACCGCCGCACACCGCGGAAGCTCGTCTTCCCGGCGCACTACGACATGTTCGTGGGCGGGGTGGTCGGCGCCGGCGAGACCTATGACCAGGCGGCGCTGCGGGAGGCCGAGGAGGAACTGGGCGTGCAGGGGCTGGCGCAGCCCGAGCCGCTGTTCAAGTTCCTCTACGAGACGGACGAGCACTCCTGGTGGTCCGCGGTCTACCAGGTGCGCTGCACCCTGCCGGTCGCCCCGCAGGAGTCGGAGATCGACTGGTCCGCGTTCCTGACCGAGGAGGAGCTGGGGCGGCGGCTCGACGAGTGGCCGTGGACGCCGGACGGGATGGCCGCCTACCGGCAGGTGCTCGCCCGGCGGGAGGCGGGGGAGTTCTGATGCCACCGGTGTACGGGACGGGACGCGGGCCAGGGTTCCGGCCATGATCCGCACCGACGGACTGCGGTCGCTCCGCGCGGCCGTACGGCTGTGGGTCTCGCCCGCGCGGGTCCACGAGGAGGGGGCGACCCCCGACTACCGCTTCTCGCTCGCCAATGAGCGCACCTTTCTCGCCTGGCTGCGGACCGGGCTGGCGCTGGTCGGCGGCGGGTTCGCGGTGGACCAGTTCCTGCCCCGGCTGCACGAGGGGCTGCGGCTGATCTTCACCGTCGTGCTGCTGGTGGGCGGCGCGCTGTGTGCGCTGCGGGCGGTCAACCACTGGGTGCGCTGTGAGCGCGCGATGCGGCGCGGGGAGGACCTGCCGGTCACCCGTTTCCCCAGCGCGCTGGCCCTGGGCGTCGGCGTGCTGGCGGTGGCGATGGTCGTGCTGGTGCTGCTGGGCCGGACCGACTAGCCGATGGCGGGCGGACAGCCGCCGGGCGCGGGAACGCCGCGTCCGGCTCCCGACCGGGACCCCGGGCTCCAGCCGGAGCGGACCCGGCTGGCGTGGCGGCG is part of the Streptomyces platensis genome and harbors:
- a CDS encoding FAD-binding dehydrogenase, whose translation is MAYDADVIVIGAGLAGLAATAELVDAGRKVILLDQEPEQSLGGQAHWSFGGLFLVDSPEQRRLRVRDSHALAWQDWLGTAGFDRPEDHWPRKWAEAYVDFAAGEKRAWLHRQGVRLFPVVGWAERGGYDATGHGNSVPRFHITWGTGPGLVAPFERRVRAGAARGLVELRFRHRVTGLSRSAGTVDTVSGEILEPSDVERGRPSSREVAGAFELRAQAVIVTSGGIGGNHELVRANWPKRLGRPPKRMLSGVPAHVDGKMLGIAEAAGGRLINRDRMWHYTEGIDNWNPIWPLHGIRILSGPSPLWLDARGKRLPVPLFPGFDTLGTLEHIMRTGHDHTWFVLTQKIIEKEFTLSGSEQNPDLTGKSIRDVLGRARAGAPGPVRAFMDHGADFIVERSLTDLVRRMNELTGKPLIAEDALRGEIVARDREIAHSFTKDLQVTAIRGARKYLGDRLIRTAAPHRLLDPKAGPLIAVRLNILTRKTLGGLETDLSSRVLADGGAPLPGVYAAGEAAGFGGGGVHGYRSLEGTFLGGCLFSGRTAGRAAARAVS
- a CDS encoding DMT family transporter — encoded protein: MTVILLALGAACCLGLGFVFQQAAAQHAPMKDFLSFRLLLDLVRMPLWVAGIGLMVVGMALGAVALGMGDITLVEPLLATNLLFAMALSRRLTRQRLGRSGWAGLWLLAGGVTAFIVAGRPQGGRSNADPMWQWLIMGLVLGAALLLAAVAKRERVHVSLEAALLGIAAGLLYGLQDALTRISGERFGSGGWSGLLTSWQPYAIVVLGVLALVFVQSAFESAPLRLSLPALTAAQPLAGILCGVGFLGDQLRVTPGALAAEVIGIMAVVAGIVLIGSHPAMPPGAGQRENARELQPR
- a CDS encoding YidH family protein, with translation MIRTDGLRSLRAAVRLWVSPARVHEEGATPDYRFSLANERTFLAWLRTGLALVGGGFAVDQFLPRLHEGLRLIFTVVLLVGGALCALRAVNHWVRCERAMRRGEDLPVTRFPSALALGVGVLAVAMVVLVLLGRTD
- a CDS encoding NUDIX hydrolase; the protein is MADQQPLNADEILDVVDENDQVVGQAPRGETYARRMRTRSAFVLVRDAEDRIFVHRRTPRKLVFPAHYDMFVGGVVGAGETYDQAALREAEEELGVQGLAQPEPLFKFLYETDEHSWWSAVYQVRCTLPVAPQESEIDWSAFLTEEELGRRLDEWPWTPDGMAAYRQVLARREAGEF